One stretch of Nocardia mangyaensis DNA includes these proteins:
- a CDS encoding TetR/AcrR family transcriptional regulator — protein MTEPDSAAADPRTVADEQADPRLARSRNRLLDAASHLLSTGGVEAVTVDAVTRVSKVARATLYRHFGSTTQLLAATFERLLPHVDTPTGDGPVRDQLIALLTTQADLVEQAPVQMTTLAWLAMGTIGDDHTDPAAVTSLRARVIEQYRQPFDRILTGPDARAMLGEFDTTFAIIELLGPIVFARLTGLRTIDHDDCAQLVDNFLATRPRVAVGNGTDRRSVPVTEYPPVDNG, from the coding sequence ATGACAGAGCCGGACTCTGCCGCGGCCGATCCGCGCACCGTAGCCGACGAGCAGGCCGATCCTCGGCTGGCGCGGTCCCGCAACCGGTTGCTCGACGCGGCCAGTCATCTGCTGTCCACCGGCGGGGTCGAAGCGGTCACAGTCGATGCCGTCACCCGCGTGTCGAAGGTCGCGCGCGCCACTCTCTATCGACACTTCGGCAGCACCACCCAACTGCTCGCGGCAACTTTCGAACGGTTGCTTCCCCATGTCGACACACCGACCGGCGACGGGCCCGTGCGCGATCAACTCATCGCGCTACTCACTACTCAGGCGGACCTCGTAGAACAAGCCCCAGTGCAGATGACCACGCTGGCCTGGCTGGCTATGGGAACGATCGGTGACGACCACACCGACCCGGCAGCGGTCACCTCGCTGCGTGCCCGCGTCATCGAGCAATATCGCCAACCGTTCGACCGGATCCTCACCGGCCCCGACGCGCGGGCGATGCTCGGCGAGTTCGACACCACCTTCGCCATCATCGAACTCCTCGGCCCGATCGTGTTCGCGCGCCTCACCGGACTACGCACCATCGATCATGACGACTGCGCCCAACTGGTCGACAACTTTCTCGCTACCCGCCCAAGGGTCGCGGTCGGAAACGGGACCGACCGTCGATCAGTGCCAGTGACCGAATACCCGCCCGTGGATAACGGGTGA